From the Salvelinus alpinus chromosome 12, SLU_Salpinus.1, whole genome shotgun sequence genome, the window aaaagggttttctaatgattatttgcctttttaaaatgataaacttggattagctaacacaacgtgccattgaaacaaaggagtgatggttgctgataatgggcctctgtatgcccatgtagatattccataaaaaatctgccgtttccagctacaatagtcatttacaacattaacattgtCTATACTCTATTATATTTATTTCTAcacaatattactacactgtatttttgatcaatttgctgttattttaatggacaaaaaaaattgcttttctttcaaaaacaaggacatttctaagggagcccaaacttttgaatggctgtgcctttggaaagtattcagaccccttgactttttccacattttgttatgttacagccttattctaaaatgtattacatcgcCCCCccccagcgattacagcctcgagtcttcttgggtatgacgctacaagcttggcacacctgtatttggggagtgtctcacattctcctctgcagatcctctcaagctctgtcaggttgctgcacagctattttcaggtctctccagagatgttagatcgggttcaagtccgggctctggctggggcactcaaggacattcagaggcttgtcccgaagccactcctgcgtggtcttggctgtgtgctcagggtcgttctattggaaggtgaaccttcaccccagtctgaggtcctgactgctctggagcaggttttcatcaaggatctctctgtacttgctccattcatctttgcctcgattctgtctagtccctgcagctgaaaaacatcccacagcatgatgctgccacccccataattcactgtagggatggtgccaggtttcctccagacctgacgTTTAGCATTCAAGCAaaatagttaaatcttggtttcatcagaccagatagttttgtttctcatggtctaagagtcttcaggtgccttttggcaaactgcaagtgggctgtcatgtgtctttttactgaggagtggcttctgtctggtcactctgcataaaggcctgattggtggagtgctgcagaaatgttttgatacccttccccagatctgtgcctcaacacaatcctgtctctgagctctacggacaattcctaaaacctcatggcttggtttttgcactgacatgcactgtcaactatgggacctttatatagactgttgtgtgcctttccaaatcatgtccattcaattgaatttaccacaggtggactccaagttgtagaaacatctcaaggatgaacaatggaaacaggatgcacctgagctcaatggtGAGTCTcatagggtctgaatagttatgtaaataaggtatttttaatATAAATTTTAAATAATTTTACAAAAATGTCTGTAGATTGCTATGGAATTATTATttatccgttttagaataaggctgtaacgtaacaaaatgtggaaaagtccaggggtctgaatactttccaaatgcactgtatgaagGCTACCATAAAGAGACACTGGGGATAGGTTTTCAATTTCTTATTATGTGAGCGAGAGGTGGAGCCAGATGACGTTAGATACCGTGACCGATATATACAGGGGTTTATTCATTACACCAATTATGTTGCAAAACTTTTCGTAAACGGAAGAAAACGGAACGAGGGCGAGACCTACCTGAATGTGTCCAATAGCAACGCTTGTTTTCGTTGCAAAACGCAActttttggactaatgattacaccctggTGAGCAAGAGGCGGTGTGCTTCTGAACAGACTATTAGACCAACAATACGAAAGCCCCGGCGGgaatagcctacctgtcatgatCGGCAACTAGAGAAGTCCAGTCCATTTCAGCGCAGGCCGTTTCCATAAAGAGACTACTAGTTTTTAGAGATTACATTTGCTATATGCCTGTAAGAGTGCTGTAGTCCACGAGAGTACACCGCCATCTGTTACCTTAGTGCTGCGTAGGCACAATGATGAGCTCCGAGGCGCTCCGGCCGACACAGAACTCCGGGCGCAAAGCGCTTGGTAAACTCGCCAACAGGTTAGAGGAAGTGAAGAACCCATGGCGACAAGGCTCGACGCTCGAACTCAGCCACAACGAGGCGGCCAGGTTGGCAACAGACGCTCTGTTGGAGTCTGGGGAGAAGGAATACAGACGAGTTCTGACAGAGGAAAGGGAATTAAATTTTCTCTCGCCGCTTGAGATTCATTATATTACGGAGAATGCAGCCAAGAACTGTAGCTCCGACAACAGCTCAAATGGCACTGAGGGGGACatttgggagggggatacggtgTCGGAGCTTACCTCGGGGACCTATTTCCCAATGATGTCCGACGAAGAGCCACCTATGCTGGAACTAGGGTGGCCAGAAAACCCCCAACGATACGGACCCTCAGAAACACAGATCTATTTCCAAAGGGACAAGACTCACAATGTGAAAGACCTCATTCGGTCATTAATTAATAAAGCAAAAAGGGTAAGTCATtgaattttatatatatatatatatatatacacacacagtaacgGCCAAATGGCTAATGTCCCCTAAAAGGCACTTGGGTTATTTTCCTACCTCTGTCCACTCCTGTGGCATGGCTATAGGCTTATTTTGCTTTAATACAAACAGTTGAACTATTTGACATGTCTAAACATGcccatgtactgtatgttttacAATCTAATCTGGAAAAGCTGTGTGTTGTCGCTAAAACACACATTAATTTACCTCCATTTATCTTAAAGGAAATGAGGGGGACATAAAAGCCTTCATGGTTTCGTTTTGGAGCAAGAGGACTCCCCATACAGTAGCCCATAGGCCTAGGCTATAATTTTCTTAGGGTCCTCAACGTTTCATACATTCATTTCAGCctgtaatatgtgtgtgtgtcatattcATTTGAAGAAAAGGTAGCCTAGTGCAATAGCAATActttttactacagtatgtaccgAGGCATACAGGCCTTCAGCTCATGCCTGGTTATCCTTGGCAAAAAGCCATGTAGACTTATGTTAGATAAAATTGTTAACACTTCCTATGAATACCCTCTGCATAATGCATTATAATGCACATCATAGGTGTCTTAATCGTATATTACTACACTCATATAACATTATGACCAATACTATATAATGGCTTACAAAGCAAAGCATTATGACTTAAAAATTATAATGCCCTATATGTAAACCTCATTAAGAGAGCATTATATTGTGCTCATCAAGGGGTATATTCCTCTTTTTTTGAAATATCCCCATTCTCCTGCACACCCTCTAATAgtgtttttcaacctctcctcagggacccccagacGTTTCAccattttgttgtagccctgaactagctCGCCTGATTGACTTAGTCAAAGGCTTGATGATCAGTtgacatgttgaatcaggtgtgctagctctggaatatATCAAATACATGGAACGCCTGGGGGTCCCCgatgagaggtttgagaaccactgctttAATACACCTAGCTGTCTTGCACACCGAACATGATTGCAGAATCACTCTTGACAAAAATTTCCCAATGAGCATTTCATATAGGCATTATAACACTTAGCTTAACACTTAACCTGCTTATAATGCTTTATGTAGATGTTAATGAGCAGCTAGAAACACCTATTGTTGTGCATTATGCATTGCTCATAAGGCTTATAAATGTGCTTAGACTGCATTATGGAGAGTACATTCATAGGAAGTGTTATGACATTATCTTAGCACTAATAGCAGCATTTCACCAGGTCAAATTCCTGGTACATGTAAATGTACTCGgtgaataaaggtgattctgattctAAAATTGTATGATCGTTTTAATTATCGTTCATACTTGGCTGGTACAAAATACAGATGTGATAAACACAATTATTATTATAGGCCTATAGATAAAATGACCAAATAGAAAATAACAGAATTGCACCCTGTTGTCTATCCAACAAATTACATTTGAGTATTTATCACCTTTTCCCTGTGTGCGCAGGTCATAGCGTTGGTCATGGACCTCTTCACAGACGTTGATCTGCTGTGTGACTTGATGGAGGCCTCGAACAAGCGCAAGGTCCCTGTGTACATTCTCCTGGACGAGAAGAATCTCAACTACTTTGTTGACATGTGTGCAGCACTGGACATCCAGAACTCTCACCTGGGTGTAAGTATGGGATGTGGTGGGTGCATGGGTTGATGGATTGCTGAATAGAGTGTACTATTTATACTCTGTGTATTTCGCTccctcttttctccccctctctctctcgccgtatTTCTGCTTCTCtcttattctgtgtgtgtgtgtgcgtgcattcatTATACAATGTGCTTTGGTACACTTTTTCAGTGTGAAAACGGAAGATGGGTTGATACCATTTATTACCTTCAAACATACATCATGATTAGATAGATATTGTTCATCTTATTGGTGTTATTATTTCCACAAAACGTGTGACATTTTCATGACCTTTCCAGAACATGAGAATCCGCAGTGTGTGTGGAGACACGTACTGCACTAAAAGTGGGAAGAAATTCACCGGGCAGGTCCAGGAAAAGTTTATGATTATAGACTGTGAGGAAGTCATCGCTGGGTCATACAGGTAAGGATTGTACTCACGTGTCTTGGCAAAACGCATATCAGTTATTTATCTATTCATTTGCAGTAAATCTAAAGCATGATAAGCGTGAACTGAGAATTTCTATATTGCACGATATGCTGCTTCAGCTAAACGCTAGCCTTGCTCTGGACATTGTCTACCAACATTGGGTGGCACTCTGAATTATCTAGTAAGGTGACTCAGGCAAACATAGCTGAAATTTTAGTCATTAGGTAAACATCTCATTTCTAAGTGCTTTGTGCTCTCCCTCAGTTGAGCCTTGGTACCTTGTACCAGCATCCAGAAGCCAATTGGTCAAACTCTTTGGAGAGTGGATGGGATAGGTCCTCTAGGAGCAAGGTCACCTTGTGCAGCAAGTGTTTGTCATGTCAGGCAAGGCCAGGCTGGGTAGCTGTGATCCCATTAGATGGAGAGCAGACTTTGATGGTTGTATGTAAGCAGTTTTTACAGATAAATGGTTTAATAACGAAAACGTTATCACATCGGCATCAGGGGAAAATAAAATGTTCCGCTATTTAATAGTTATAACAGCTAAATAACCACTGCATTAAGCTCTATCTTTGATGTCGATTTAAATGTCTCCCAAAGCTAGTGGCCTACGGtgcttttatttacatttttgtattttttggggTGGGTAGATCAGCttcaatattgcagatagattgtagcttccatcattgtaattgtctgcatcatttccaatcatatactcattcaagggtttttctttatttgtattattttctacattgtagaataacagtgaagaacatcaaaagtatgaaatgacacatatgcaatcatgtagtaaccaaaaaagtgttaaacaaatcaagatatatatatttttttttagattcttcgaagtagccacccgttgccttgatgacagctttgcacactcttggcattctctcaaaaacaatttggttactacatgattccatatgtgtcatttcatacttttgatgtcttcactattattctacaatgtagaaaattttaaaaatcaagaaaaacccttgaatgagtaggtgttctaaaacttttgactggtactgtatatatttaaaaatgtatatatttttcccTAACCATACCACCCCTCCCTTAATTGGAGTAAACAGTGCTTTTCTTGTATAATTGATAGAAGTGGAAGGATTTGAAACAAGCAAATAATACTTGACCATGATAGGAGTGGTTATACAATTAGTCCCAGTAAGTGTGTCTTAACAATTGAAGAAGTGCATACATGCACTTATTAACTACACTGTATTGCTCATTGCGCTTGTCACTTAATCTCATGCAAAACATTAGTACACCCTCCATTTTGAAAAGCAATGTGTTGGCAGTTTTGTCAACTGCCAACAAAACTAGTATCAGTTGAACAAACGTGTTCTTGAGAGCCCTCAGGCGTTTTATGGGCTTGATGAAGACTAGAGGAAGGTGTGTAGAGGAAGTTGAGATGAATGTGTACTTTTCTTCCTTGGCCTTACACTTTTTCTATGTCTCACTTCACTTTATGGGGAATATGTAGCTTGTATGTTTAGATTTTGCCTTCATGTTCAGACAGGAAGATAGAAGTGTCAGCTGTTTTCTCAGCTGATGATGATTCATTACTGGGTAGGGAGCAGGTAGGACGGTCTACAAGGGTTTAACTTGTGGGTGACTGTGCAAACAATGAGGTTTGTACACATGTGCCAAGCCCTCGGTCAATGCAAAAGCATTTACCTGTGGAGTTTAATGGAAATATATCTGTAGTTCCATTTTATGTTTATCTTGAAATTCAAACAAAACGCCTTATATTTGGAAGTGGTAGCTATTTTGACTATCAAGCACATCCGTGTGACGGGCTTTACAACAATGAAAGGGAAATCAGTAGTACTTCAAACAAAAACAATTGCTCACATACAGAGGAACACTGAGATGCTATGTACCCAAGTTGTTCTTCTGGTTCAGTATTCAAATTGAATTCAAAGTTAGCCTGTTCATATTTGTTTGGTCGTTTTGAAAACATGCTTCCCCTAAGAAACTGTAGATAACACAGGTGTTATTATACAGGCATAACGTATTATGTGGTCATAGTGCATTCTAAGTAGGGACTTCACAAtatattatcacaatacttaaGTGCCATtacgatatgtattgcaattctcatggttctcacgattctatatttATTGCAATTCATTACTGAGATGTTATtgtgatttgtcccaaacatattgctcactatatgtctgctgcggAGAGACAAGATATTTTTTtggatcagtcatggaaataaaactTTAACTTTaggcatcagctgtcagagcagcttacagatcattgcacctgtatataggccatctgtaaatatcccacccaactacctcatccccatattgtttatttatttttgctcctttgcaccccagtatctctacttgcacattcatcttctgcacatctatcactccaatgtttaattgctaaatatgtatgaactttccaatttgtaagtcgctctggataagagcgtctgctaaatgacttaaatgtaaatgtaaatgtaaattgaaaTTATTTTgcaactatggcctatttattttctTCATTTAAAACactatatagacttttctattgtgttattgactgtatgtttgtttattccatttgtaactctgtgttgtttgtcgcactgctttgctttatcttggccaggttgcagttgtaaatgagaacttgttctctacttgcttacctggttaaataaaggtgaaataaaaagaaAAAAGTGCAAAAAACATGTtagctcactatttaaaaagaagatggagaacaagctataggatgaaaaacaccagagttttggcgcaggtacagccgactaacGCAAGCTTAACCCTACctagcaaataaataaatacatatatataatttttttatttcaaatcgatacttggagtcaaagtatcaatataatatcatccaaaataatattgcgatatgtaaccatctctttttttcccccatcactaATTATAAGACTTGTCATAAGTATCTTTGAACTACTTATAATGTGTAAATGTCATGTTATAATGAATCGGAGTTATCCGTCATTTTTGCCTGTTGGAAATTGCCACGTAGAAAGACAACATTTAGTTGATTTATAAAACTTTATAAGGCCTCAAACAtgcttacattttttttaaataattatacgccctaagtaaagtgttaccaaactgtCATATTGCTTGCATGTCGTCTAAAGCTGTTAAAAAGATATGTTGTTTTCTCACCAGAATTAGTTACCATTTGCACAGGATGTACTTATATATTTTTCTGAAGGTTTATAAATAGTGTGCAAACCATTTCTGAGTTTAAAACGTTTTTATACACTACAGGTACTTTGTTTTTAAGTAGAACATTACTGGGTAGGGATGTATTTTCTGTATGGCATATTTAGCCCATTATGTACTGTGTACATttgtgtgtacatactgtacaacTACTTGTTGTTGAAGATGTCATTGTTTTCGATCATGTTCCCTTTCCTGTAGTTTCAGCTGGCTCTCAGCGCAGGTCCACAGCAACATGGTGATGCACTTCTCTGGGCAGATCACTGAGAGCTTCGACCGAGAATTCCGCTGCCTGTACGCTGACTCTCAGATCATTGACCGTTTCCATAACCCAGATGAAGAGGGTTCCATAACTCAGAACCCTCTCCCTTACtaccccaaccctgttcctgcgcCCAACATGGGGCTAGACTTCTTCCCCGAGAGGTCACGGGAGAGGGTTCTGAGTTCAGAGAACTCCAGCAGCCAATCCAGTTGCAGCATGTCCAGCATCAAGGCAGCACCCGGCATGACCAATACGGTTTACAAGGTCACTCAAGGTCAAGACAAGAAAGAGACCAGCAACTCTCACCTGagccctgagaggagaggaggggcacTAACTCACTCCCTTCATAATCAGACTGCCCAAGGCACGAGAGGCTCCCCCAATGGGACCAATCACAGCCCAGTTACAGAGCACCCTTCCTCTGGGATCGGCCAATCGGTCGGGATAGATTGTTCCAAGTCCATCCCCACAGAGTTCCACCAACCAAATGTTGGCGGAACAACGTCCAAGTTTCAGGCTCTTGGTTTATACGATCACAAGTCGAGCCTCTGCAACAGTAGCCCCAAGACACAGTCTCCAATGCCGGACAACAAACACTCTGCCAAGCAGAGGACCACCTCCAACCCCGTCCTCAACAAGCTCACCGACCTCTTCCTCCCCCCAACCAAGAAGGACCTCCTCCCCCCAACTGAGAAGGACACCTCCGTCTTCAGGAGGTGTCCTCCTCACAGTACAGCCTTTGGGGGGCCAGACCTCTCCCAGACAGAGCCGGAGAGCGAGCAGACTCCCCCTCCACCGCCCCCCATGTTAAACCGGAAGGACCAGAAACGCATGACCTTAGGCCACAGCAAACTAGACCTGGTCAACCACTACAACAAGATGAAGTCCAAACAGGTGTACAGCAGGTTTGAGTTAAAGAATAACAACTGAGGCTCTGCTGAGAAAGTACTTTGCCTCCCCTCCTGGACCTCCAGGAAGCAGAGCACAGACCTCCAGGAAGCAGAGCACACCTTTTTGCCTTTTGTCGAGAACATTATAGCGGAGGGGCATTTTGTACCTTAATTCCCCTTTAGGAGtttagaggagggtacagtacagCCTGAATTAGCCTGTTTACACTGAGTGAGTTGTAGTGATAGCTTTTTAGCATTTGCATGTAGACATTGAAGCTGTGGCAGCCCTGCCAATAAGTGACATGACAAatcttgcttagggcccccaaaaggctagggccggcccTTCATTCAATGACTGTGTATTGTTTTCTTATTTCTGTGAGTATCTTTCACTAGCCAGTATGGTTTTAATGATTAATACTGTATGAAATGAGTTGTAAATGGAGTTTGACTGTTTTTTAAGATGTGTTTTTACTTTTgatcacacctactcattccagggttgttctttatttttactattttctacattgtagaataataatgaagacatcaaaactatgaaataacatatatggaatcatgtagtaaccaaaaaagtgttaaacaaatcaagatatattttatatttgagattcttcaaagtagccaatctttgccttgatgacagctttgcaaactcttggtattctctcaaccagcttcatgaggcagtcacctggaatgcaattcaattaacgggtgtgccttgttaaaagttcatttgtggaatttctttcctccttaatgcgtttgagccaatcagttgtgttgtgacaatgtagggatggtatacagaagatggccctatttggtaaaagaccaagtccatattatggaaagaacagctcaaataagcaaagagaaattactgtccatcattactttaagacttggtcagtcaatgcagaacatttcaagaactttgaaagtttcaccaagtgcagtcgcaaaaaccatcaagcgccatgatgaaactggatctcatgaggacgAGCACAGgataggaagacccagagttacttctgctgcagaggagaaggacattagagttaccaggctcagaaattgcagcccaaataaatgcttcacggagttcaagtaacagacccatcttaacatcaactgttcagaggagactgaatcaagccttcatggtcgaattgctgcaaagaaaccactactaaaggacaccaataagaagaaaaggtttgcttgggccaagaaacacgagcaatggacattagaccggtggaaatctgtcctttggtctgatgagtccatattTGAGATTGTTGGTTCCAAATGCTGTGTCttggtgagacgcagagtaggtgaacagaacatctccgcatgtgtggttcccaccgtgaagcatggaggtgtgatggtgtgggggtgctttgctggtgacactcagtG encodes:
- the LOC139535338 gene encoding protein FAM83A-like, whose translation is MMSSEALRPTQNSGRKALGKLANRLEEVKNPWRQGSTLELSHNEAARLATDALLESGEKEYRRVLTEERELNFLSPLEIHYITENAAKNCSSDNSSNGTEGDIWEGDTVSELTSGTYFPMMSDEEPPMLELGWPENPQRYGPSETQIYFQRDKTHNVKDLIRSLINKAKRVIALVMDLFTDVDLLCDLMEASNKRKVPVYILLDEKNLNYFVDMCAALDIQNSHLGNMRIRSVCGDTYCTKSGKKFTGQVQEKFMIIDCEEVIAGSYSFSWLSAQVHSNMVMHFSGQITESFDREFRCLYADSQIIDRFHNPDEEGSITQNPLPYYPNPVPAPNMGLDFFPERSRERVLSSENSSSQSSCSMSSIKAAPGMTNTVYKVTQGQDKKETSNSHLSPERRGGALTHSLHNQTAQGTRGSPNGTNHSPVTEHPSSGIGQSVGIDCSKSIPTEFHQPNVGGTTSKFQALGLYDHKSSLCNSSPKTQSPMPDNKHSAKQRTTSNPVLNKLTDLFLPPTKKDLLPPTEKDTSVFRRCPPHSTAFGGPDLSQTEPESEQTPPPPPPMLNRKDQKRMTLGHSKLDLVNHYNKMKSKQVYSRFELKNNN